From the Bremerella alba genome, one window contains:
- a CDS encoding FAD-dependent oxidoreductase: MHKTFLPAFVLLVLVFASHGLAQSLPEPAIAGLRYYYPPAKVEPREIETDICVYGGTSGGVIAAIQARRMGKSAVLLSFGKHVGGLTTGGLSHTDGGGPDVCGGLAREFYSQIGQSHFKPSAAEDVYKKMLSDAGVDVHYLAHLDKVTKEGTQITSIAMEDGLVVKAKQFIDATYEGDLLARAGVSYAVGREANSVYDETYDGIRQPGTGGHNFSKDIDPYVKPGDPASGLLPRIVADGGVPGEGDKAIQAYCFRMRLVKGENRRPFPKPNVYDTQQYEVLARLFEAGADPRMGWSIDTNNHHLFSGAYFIDFVGGNTDWPEGDWVTREKVFQDHANYQIGVMHFLTNSPRVPQQWRKRFATYGLPTDEYQDTSGWTHELYIREGRRMLSDYVMTQDNCQGHEVPEDSIGLASYNMDSHHCQMVAVDGAIRNEGNVEIRVSPYPIAYRAITPKASECTNLLVPVALSSSHIAFGSIRMEPVFMILGQSAATAASQAIDDKVTVQNVKYEPLVKQLLADGQIVEHQGGSAISISPKGLKGVVVDDRDAKLSGEWVESSHIRPFVGRGYRHDADQAKGKRTATFATKLKPGQYEVRLAYSANSNRASNLPVTIQHADGKHELAVNQREKPSLDQIFVSLGTFRFEDQGEVVVSNAGTNGHVIIDAVVFVPVDES, encoded by the coding sequence ATGCATAAGACTTTTCTGCCAGCGTTCGTACTATTGGTTTTGGTGTTCGCCAGCCACGGCTTAGCTCAATCACTCCCGGAGCCAGCAATTGCAGGTCTGCGTTACTATTACCCACCGGCGAAGGTCGAGCCTCGTGAAATTGAAACTGACATTTGTGTCTACGGTGGAACTAGCGGTGGCGTGATTGCGGCGATCCAAGCGCGACGGATGGGTAAATCGGCAGTACTGCTTTCGTTCGGCAAGCATGTGGGTGGTTTAACAACCGGAGGGTTGAGCCATACCGATGGGGGCGGCCCCGATGTATGTGGCGGGCTTGCTCGCGAGTTCTACAGCCAGATTGGCCAAAGTCATTTCAAGCCGTCGGCAGCAGAAGACGTATACAAGAAGATGCTCAGCGATGCCGGGGTCGATGTGCATTACCTGGCACATCTTGATAAGGTCACCAAAGAGGGGACGCAGATCACTTCGATCGCGATGGAAGATGGTCTGGTCGTCAAGGCAAAGCAGTTCATCGACGCGACGTACGAAGGAGACCTCTTGGCCAGGGCAGGCGTCTCGTACGCGGTTGGTCGTGAAGCTAACAGCGTCTATGACGAAACGTACGACGGCATTCGTCAGCCTGGTACCGGCGGACACAATTTCTCGAAGGACATTGACCCTTACGTGAAGCCAGGCGATCCGGCGAGTGGATTGTTGCCGCGCATTGTCGCCGATGGAGGCGTCCCCGGCGAGGGTGATAAAGCGATTCAGGCCTATTGCTTCCGAATGCGACTGGTCAAAGGAGAGAACCGCCGACCGTTTCCCAAGCCCAATGTTTACGACACGCAGCAGTATGAAGTGCTGGCTCGGCTATTCGAGGCCGGGGCCGATCCTCGCATGGGTTGGTCGATCGATACCAATAATCATCATCTGTTCAGCGGTGCTTACTTCATTGACTTCGTCGGAGGAAATACCGATTGGCCGGAGGGAGATTGGGTGACGCGTGAGAAGGTGTTTCAAGACCACGCCAACTACCAAATTGGAGTGATGCACTTCCTGACGAATTCGCCGCGCGTGCCTCAGCAGTGGCGCAAGCGATTTGCGACCTATGGGTTGCCCACTGACGAGTATCAAGACACCAGCGGTTGGACGCATGAGCTTTATATCCGCGAAGGCCGCCGCATGCTGAGTGATTACGTGATGACCCAGGACAACTGCCAGGGTCACGAAGTTCCGGAAGATTCCATCGGGCTGGCGTCCTACAACATGGATTCGCATCATTGCCAGATGGTGGCGGTCGATGGTGCGATTCGCAACGAAGGCAATGTCGAGATTCGTGTTTCCCCTTACCCGATCGCCTATCGAGCGATCACCCCCAAAGCTTCTGAATGCACGAACCTGTTGGTTCCTGTCGCGTTGTCTTCCAGCCACATTGCGTTTGGCTCGATTCGCATGGAGCCGGTGTTCATGATTCTCGGTCAAAGCGCGGCGACGGCGGCCTCGCAGGCAATCGACGACAAGGTAACCGTGCAGAACGTGAAGTACGAACCGTTGGTCAAGCAGCTTCTGGCCGACGGTCAGATTGTCGAGCATCAAGGCGGGTCCGCTATCTCAATTAGCCCGAAGGGCTTGAAGGGAGTCGTCGTGGACGATCGCGACGCCAAACTTTCAGGCGAGTGGGTAGAGTCGAGCCACATTCGACCCTTCGTCGGTCGTGGCTATCGTCATGATGCCGATCAAGCCAAAGGTAAACGGACCGCAACGTTCGCCACGAAGCTCAAGCCGGGCCAGTACGAAGTTCGCCTGGCTTATTCCGCCAACAGCAATCGTGCCAGTAACTTGCCGGTGACGATTCAGCATGCCGATGGAAAGCATGAACTGGCCGTCAACCAACGCGAGAAACCAAGCCTCGATCAGATTTTCGTTTCGCTGGGAACATTTCGCTTTGAGGATCAAGGGGAAGTAGTTGTCAGCAACGCCGGAACCAACGGCCACGTGATTATCGACGCAGTCGTGTTTGTGCCTGTCGACGAAAGTTAA
- the arsS gene encoding arsenosugar biosynthesis radical SAM (seleno)protein ArsS (Some members of this family are selenoproteins.) — MQLSLVRRQSTLAQAQAQREILQGSQVPDAPHFDDALTQHKLPLLKAAGVQVLQINVGKLCNQTCTHCHVDAGPDRRESMSRETAEAIISALKRFDIPTLDITGGAPEMNPNFRWLVEQAHALDRRIIDRCNLTILVANGYRDLPQFLADHRVEVVASLPCYLEDNCDSQRGDGVFQRSVDALRILNTLGYGQADSGLQLTLVYNPVGPSLPPNQAELEVAYRRELKSRYDIVFNQLHTITNLPISRFLDDLLQSDQYETYMRKLVESFNPQTVSHVMCRTMLSVDWLGNLYDCDFNQMLELPVAAPSRRIENLDWDALAHRTIATGRHCFGCTAGNGSSCQGAVVS, encoded by the coding sequence ATGCAACTATCACTCGTCAGACGCCAAAGTACTCTTGCCCAGGCCCAGGCGCAACGTGAAATCCTGCAAGGTAGCCAAGTCCCAGACGCCCCTCACTTTGACGATGCACTCACGCAGCACAAACTACCGCTGCTCAAGGCCGCTGGCGTGCAGGTTCTCCAAATCAACGTCGGCAAGCTTTGCAACCAAACGTGCACGCATTGCCATGTCGATGCGGGCCCCGACCGACGTGAAAGCATGTCCCGCGAGACCGCCGAAGCGATCATCTCGGCTTTGAAACGGTTCGACATTCCCACGCTCGACATCACCGGCGGTGCCCCGGAGATGAACCCCAACTTCCGCTGGCTCGTCGAGCAAGCCCATGCGTTAGATCGAAGAATCATCGATCGCTGCAACTTGACCATTCTGGTCGCCAACGGCTATCGCGACCTGCCCCAGTTTTTGGCCGACCACCGCGTCGAGGTCGTCGCTTCGCTTCCTTGTTACCTGGAAGACAACTGCGACAGCCAACGCGGCGATGGTGTCTTTCAGCGGTCGGTCGATGCGCTGCGTATTCTTAACACGCTGGGCTATGGCCAGGCCGATAGCGGCTTGCAGCTCACCTTGGTTTACAACCCGGTCGGTCCTTCGCTGCCGCCCAATCAAGCGGAACTCGAAGTCGCCTATCGCCGAGAACTGAAGTCTCGCTACGACATTGTCTTCAACCAGCTGCACACCATTACCAACCTGCCCATCAGCCGCTTTCTAGACGACCTGCTTCAGTCTGACCAATACGAAACCTACATGCGGAAGCTCGTCGAGAGCTTCAATCCGCAGACCGTTTCCCACGTCATGTGTCGCACCATGCTCTCGGTCGACTGGCTGGGCAATCTCTACGATTGCGACTTCAATCAGATGCTCGAACTACCCGTTGCCGCCCCGAGTCGCCGGATTGAAAACCTGGACTGGGATGCCCTGGCCCACCGCACCATCGCCACCGGCAGACACTGCTTCGGATGCACGGCCGGAAATGGTTCCAGCTGCCAAGGCGCGGTCGTCTCATGA
- a CDS encoding TVP38/TMEM64 family protein — protein sequence MSVQLDRESNSDASNNDLADPVAKWLRGIRWIAILVGAICLILLFRSLPTQDLLKSLENWISSLGIWGPVVLTLTYIVATVFFVPGTILTLLAGAIFGLGIGTVVVSIGATIGAALCFLIARYAARDRVAHWAERYPFFAAIDSAIGEGGWKIVALLRLSPAIPFNVQNYLYGLTSVRFWPYVIASWLAMLPGTFLYVYLGHITRAALGEQRERTLAEWVLLGIGLAATLVVSVYIARLASSKIKSQVSDSKETESKSTDAPEQPETKEPMPRYVGRTILLVSFVLFLVLLVANSHQIEAWLNTHPREAL from the coding sequence ATGAGCGTCCAACTCGACCGCGAATCAAATTCCGATGCTTCGAACAACGATCTAGCAGACCCCGTAGCAAAATGGCTGCGCGGTATTCGCTGGATCGCGATTCTCGTTGGGGCGATCTGCCTGATTCTTTTATTTCGCAGCTTACCCACGCAAGACCTGCTGAAGTCACTCGAGAACTGGATCTCGTCCCTGGGCATCTGGGGGCCGGTGGTGCTGACGTTGACCTATATTGTGGCCACCGTATTTTTCGTTCCCGGCACCATCCTTACTTTACTCGCAGGGGCCATTTTTGGGCTTGGCATCGGTACGGTGGTTGTTTCGATCGGTGCCACCATCGGCGCGGCGCTCTGCTTTCTTATCGCGAGGTATGCTGCACGCGACAGAGTTGCTCATTGGGCAGAACGCTACCCCTTTTTCGCCGCGATCGACAGTGCCATCGGCGAAGGGGGCTGGAAGATCGTCGCCTTGTTGCGATTGTCACCAGCGATCCCCTTTAACGTGCAGAACTATCTCTACGGACTGACCTCTGTTCGATTTTGGCCCTATGTGATCGCAAGCTGGCTGGCCATGTTGCCGGGCACCTTTCTTTACGTCTACCTTGGGCACATCACGCGGGCGGCGCTCGGAGAGCAGCGCGAACGCACGCTGGCCGAATGGGTTTTACTGGGCATCGGTTTGGCGGCGACGCTCGTGGTAAGTGTCTATATTGCCCGCCTGGCCAGCTCGAAAATTAAAAGTCAGGTCTCCGATTCGAAAGAGACCGAGTCGAAATCGACCGACGCCCCGGAACAACCCGAAACCAAAGAGCCAATGCCCAGGTATGTAGGACGTACCATCCTACTGGTTAGTTTCGTATTGTTTCTGGTATTGCTGGTAGCAAACTCTCACCAGATCGAGGCCTGGCTCAACACGCATCCCCGCGAAGCATTGTGA
- a CDS encoding mercuric reductase → MPHQDRPHFFQDAVIPRLPQTSPDDPANRKLVENVHPANWKPPQPSGRYNLVVIGAGTAGLVTAAGAAGLGAKVALIERDLMGGDCLNVGCVPSKGIVSAARMVLHQRRSGQFGVNSSQQGSVDFGEVLQRMRTLRADISKNDSADRFQKLGVDVYFGQAQFIDSQTIEVDGTRLSFKKAVIATGARAAVPAIPGLDQVNYLTNESVFSLTELPPRLGVVGSGPIGCELAQAFSLLGSQVTLLGRSLHLLPKEDEDAGSLIAQAMQRDGVDIQNGMTDLKVESGEPIHLSWKANGESRQATVDQLLLATGRQPNVENLNLEAVGVDYSDKGVQVNDRLQTTNNNIFAAGDICSPYQFTHAADFMARAVIQNALFFGRKRWTDLVIPWCTYTTPEVAHVGLSEHQAKEKGVAIDTYLQHFADIDRAILEGETEGFVKVHVKKGTDKIVGATIVAPSAGEMISEITLAMTHGLGLSKVGSTIHPYPTQTEAIRKLGDQYSRTRLTPWVKTLFQRWLSWSR, encoded by the coding sequence ATGCCTCACCAGGACAGGCCGCACTTCTTTCAAGACGCCGTCATTCCCAGGCTCCCTCAAACAAGCCCGGACGACCCGGCCAATCGCAAGCTCGTCGAGAATGTGCACCCGGCAAACTGGAAGCCCCCGCAACCTTCCGGGCGATATAACCTGGTAGTAATTGGGGCAGGCACGGCAGGCCTGGTCACCGCCGCAGGAGCCGCAGGCCTCGGCGCTAAAGTCGCCCTGATCGAACGCGACCTGATGGGGGGCGATTGCCTGAACGTCGGCTGCGTGCCTTCCAAAGGAATCGTGAGCGCCGCGCGCATGGTTTTGCATCAACGCCGCAGCGGGCAATTCGGCGTCAACTCATCTCAGCAAGGATCTGTCGATTTCGGCGAAGTCTTGCAGCGGATGAGGACCCTGCGAGCCGATATTAGCAAGAACGATTCCGCCGACCGATTTCAAAAGCTTGGCGTCGATGTCTATTTTGGCCAGGCGCAGTTCATAGACTCGCAAACCATTGAAGTCGACGGCACACGTCTCAGCTTTAAGAAGGCCGTGATCGCGACCGGGGCTCGGGCAGCCGTTCCGGCCATCCCAGGGCTCGATCAAGTCAACTACCTGACCAACGAAAGTGTCTTCTCACTGACCGAGTTACCACCCCGATTGGGCGTCGTTGGCTCAGGCCCCATTGGGTGCGAACTGGCACAAGCGTTTTCGCTATTGGGCTCTCAGGTCACCCTGCTTGGACGCTCATTGCACCTGCTGCCGAAAGAAGACGAAGACGCCGGTTCACTGATCGCTCAGGCGATGCAGCGTGACGGCGTCGATATTCAAAACGGCATGACCGACCTGAAAGTCGAATCAGGCGAACCCATCCACCTCAGTTGGAAAGCCAACGGGGAAAGCCGTCAGGCGACGGTGGATCAGCTTCTCCTCGCGACTGGTCGTCAGCCAAATGTCGAGAACCTAAACCTTGAAGCGGTTGGCGTAGACTATAGCGACAAGGGGGTCCAGGTGAACGACCGCCTGCAAACCACCAACAACAACATCTTCGCCGCCGGTGATATCTGCTCTCCTTACCAGTTCACCCATGCGGCCGATTTCATGGCCCGGGCAGTGATCCAGAATGCCCTCTTTTTCGGCCGTAAACGCTGGACCGATCTCGTGATTCCTTGGTGTACCTATACAACCCCGGAAGTCGCCCACGTCGGACTCAGCGAACATCAAGCGAAAGAAAAGGGAGTGGCCATCGACACCTACTTGCAACATTTCGCCGACATCGATCGAGCGATCCTCGAAGGTGAAACCGAAGGCTTTGTCAAAGTTCACGTGAAAAAAGGGACCGACAAAATCGTGGGTGCCACCATCGTAGCCCCCAGTGCCGGTGAGATGATTTCCGAGATCACTCTCGCCATGACCCACGGGCTGGGACTCAGCAAAGTCGGCAGCACAATCCACCCCTATCCCACGCAAACCGAGGCTATTCGCAAGCTAGGCGATCAGTACAGCCGCACACGACTAACCCCTTGGGTGAAAACACTTTTTCAACGTTGGTTAAGCTGGTCACGGTAA
- a CDS encoding methyltransferase domain-containing protein, with protein MSTTPIIDSDQAVSQRYAGAAQQREAALCCPVQYDTKLLEVIPDEVIERDYGCGDPTPFVRIGDTVLDLGSGGGKLCFISAQMVGPEGRVIGVDCNPEMLHLARKHAPTVAERIGYANVEFRNGMIQDLQLDLDQLATILAAQPASDLHSYHALRHATERIRSEHPLLENDSVDCILSNCVLNLVRLSDRRPLFAEMFRVLRPGGRVAISDIVSDESVPESLKKDPNLWSGCISGAFREDEFLNAFADAGFHGIEIVKRQAEPWQTVEGIEFRSLTVMAYKGKQGPCLERNQAVIYRGPFSKVNDDDGHTYHRGERMAVCDKTFRLLQSEPYAEMFDAVEPRETIPLDDAEPFACRGNARRHPRQSKGLDYDATTEAPSDCGDDCC; from the coding sequence ATGTCCACTACCCCAATCATTGATAGCGACCAGGCCGTTTCCCAGCGATATGCGGGTGCCGCTCAACAGCGCGAAGCGGCACTCTGTTGTCCCGTCCAATACGATACCAAGCTCTTAGAAGTCATCCCCGACGAGGTCATCGAGCGCGACTACGGTTGCGGCGATCCCACCCCGTTTGTTCGCATAGGCGATACGGTACTTGATCTGGGTAGTGGAGGGGGGAAGCTCTGTTTCATCTCGGCACAGATGGTGGGCCCGGAAGGGCGCGTTATTGGCGTCGACTGCAATCCCGAGATGCTCCATCTCGCCCGGAAGCATGCTCCGACCGTCGCCGAGCGTATTGGCTATGCAAACGTCGAGTTTCGCAACGGCATGATTCAAGATTTGCAACTCGACCTGGACCAACTTGCGACAATCCTGGCCGCGCAGCCAGCAAGTGACCTGCACAGTTACCATGCATTACGGCATGCGACTGAAAGAATTCGTAGCGAGCACCCGCTGCTCGAGAATGATTCGGTGGACTGCATTCTTTCCAACTGCGTCTTGAATCTGGTGCGACTTAGCGACCGACGCCCGTTGTTTGCCGAAATGTTTCGCGTCCTTCGTCCAGGCGGCCGCGTGGCGATTAGCGACATCGTCAGTGACGAAAGTGTACCAGAGTCGCTCAAAAAGGATCCGAACCTTTGGTCCGGCTGCATCAGTGGTGCGTTTCGGGAAGACGAATTTCTTAACGCATTTGCCGACGCAGGCTTCCACGGGATCGAGATCGTCAAACGCCAAGCCGAGCCTTGGCAGACTGTCGAAGGAATCGAGTTTCGCTCCTTGACGGTCATGGCCTATAAAGGAAAGCAAGGTCCCTGCCTGGAACGCAATCAGGCCGTCATCTACCGGGGGCCTTTCTCGAAAGTCAACGATGACGATGGACACACCTACCATCGCGGCGAGCGGATGGCGGTGTGCGACAAGACGTTTCGTTTACTTCAATCCGAGCCCTACGCCGAGATGTTTGACGCCGTCGAGCCCAGGGAAACAATTCCCTTGGACGATGCCGAGCCTTTTGCCTGTCGGGGGAATGCCCGCCGTCATCCTCGCCAAAGCAAAGGCCTGGACTACGATGCCACCACCGAAGCACCTAGCGACTGCGGAGATGATTGCTGCTAA
- a CDS encoding RrF2 family transcriptional regulator has protein sequence MISKTAEYALRAVACLAAEGEPASADLLAEKTKVPRRYLHRVLQDLAAAGLLTSRRGPGGGYEIIRNVDEITILDVVNAVSPLERIRECPLGLVSHTELCPLHAELDKAYAATEEAFRNVTIKQLLESTSPIIPLCDIN, from the coding sequence ATGATTTCTAAGACAGCCGAATATGCTCTTCGGGCGGTTGCCTGTCTGGCCGCCGAAGGGGAGCCAGCTTCGGCCGATCTGTTGGCCGAGAAAACGAAAGTTCCGCGACGATATTTGCATCGCGTCTTGCAAGACTTAGCCGCCGCTGGTCTGCTCACTTCACGGCGGGGACCAGGGGGCGGCTATGAAATTATCCGGAACGTTGACGAAATCACCATTCTTGATGTCGTCAACGCTGTCTCACCGTTGGAACGAATTCGCGAATGTCCACTGGGCTTGGTTTCTCACACCGAGCTATGCCCACTACATGCGGAACTCGACAAGGCCTATGCAGCAACCGAAGAGGCCTTTCGAAACGTAACGATCAAGCAACTACTCGAATCGACCAGCCCGATCATTCCGCTATGCGACATCAACTAA
- a CDS encoding ABC transporter permease: MLKFFPLIFKTLWRHRSRTALTCIGAAIALYVFCFVGAVQEGMADMQARQAAKGSLIVFQGNKFCPATSHLPQDYQQQIKKIPGVDDVIPIQVFTNNCRASLDVIVFYGLPPDKIRKARDFQLKAGSWSEFEEHQDAAVIGTAVASRREIGVGDKFSIGDLTVQVAGIFTSSDPAEENYIYSHLEFLQRGKGMNLVGTVTQHEVLLKPGTDQLAICEAIDDKFRGGSVETDTRPKGVFQAKSLGDLTQLVEMSKYLGYACVVIVLSLVSTTTVMSVQDRIKEHAVFQTLGFTGRTVFALVLSESIILSLIGGALGIALAVVTLEFSSLSVSAEAVSVAFLPSVRLILVSLAVAIVTGLAAGIWPAWQAARVDILGALRAS; encoded by the coding sequence ATGCTTAAGTTCTTTCCGCTGATCTTCAAAACATTGTGGAGACACCGCTCTCGGACGGCGCTAACCTGTATCGGTGCCGCGATCGCTTTGTATGTGTTCTGCTTCGTCGGGGCAGTTCAAGAAGGGATGGCCGACATGCAGGCCAGGCAAGCGGCCAAGGGCTCGCTGATTGTCTTTCAAGGGAACAAGTTCTGTCCGGCGACCAGCCATTTACCGCAAGACTATCAACAACAAATCAAGAAGATCCCAGGCGTCGACGATGTGATACCGATTCAGGTCTTTACTAACAACTGTCGCGCCAGTTTAGACGTGATTGTCTTTTATGGGCTTCCGCCAGATAAGATCCGCAAAGCACGCGACTTTCAATTGAAAGCGGGAAGCTGGAGCGAATTTGAAGAACACCAAGACGCCGCCGTCATTGGCACCGCCGTGGCATCACGCCGCGAAATTGGTGTGGGCGATAAGTTCTCGATTGGCGATCTGACCGTTCAGGTTGCCGGCATCTTCACTTCGTCCGATCCAGCCGAAGAAAACTATATCTACTCTCATCTCGAGTTTCTACAGCGTGGCAAAGGGATGAACCTGGTCGGGACCGTTACCCAGCACGAGGTTCTTCTCAAACCAGGCACCGATCAACTAGCGATCTGCGAGGCCATCGACGACAAGTTTCGCGGAGGCTCCGTCGAAACGGATACGCGTCCCAAAGGTGTCTTCCAAGCCAAGAGCCTGGGCGACTTGACGCAGCTAGTCGAGATGTCGAAGTACCTTGGCTATGCCTGCGTGGTGATTGTGCTGTCGCTTGTCTCGACCACGACCGTGATGTCGGTTCAAGATCGCATCAAGGAACACGCGGTCTTTCAGACGCTTGGGTTCACCGGACGAACGGTCTTTGCCCTGGTCCTTTCCGAGAGCATCATCCTGAGCTTGATCGGTGGAGCACTGGGCATTGCGTTGGCGGTTGTGACGCTAGAGTTCAGCAGTCTATCCGTCTCGGCCGAGGCCGTCAGCGTGGCGTTCTTGCCGTCGGTTCGCTTGATACTCGTTTCGCTGGCCGTCGCCATCGTAACGGGCCTGGCCGCCGGCATATGGCCTGCATGGCAAGCGGCTCGTGTTGATATCCTCGGAGCACTTCGCGCTTCTTAA
- a CDS encoding sterol desaturase family protein: MSPNVEMIVRLTCFLSVLIAMAAWELFAPRRALKVAKTSRWFSNLALIVINTIAARIVLPITAVAAALFAESREWGVLYLIDWPLWVEIFLAVLVFDLAIYLQHVMFHAVPLFWRLHKVHHADLDFDVTTGLRFHTLEILLSALIKLAVVVVLGPPAIAVVVFEVLLNATSMFNHSNVSLPVWLDRIVRCVVVTPDMHRVHHSVIRRETNSNFGFNLPWWDFLLGTYRDQPELGHDKMDIGLNEYRDQSQVEQLPGMLLLPFHKTPDSTAIGRDDAPQADSDS, encoded by the coding sequence ATGTCTCCCAACGTCGAGATGATCGTCCGGCTTACCTGCTTTCTGAGCGTATTAATCGCGATGGCAGCATGGGAACTCTTCGCACCACGCCGCGCGTTGAAGGTGGCCAAAACGTCTCGCTGGTTTAGTAATCTAGCGTTGATCGTCATCAACACGATTGCCGCCCGGATCGTCCTGCCGATCACCGCCGTGGCCGCGGCCCTGTTTGCCGAGTCGCGAGAATGGGGTGTTCTCTACCTGATCGACTGGCCACTGTGGGTCGAAATCTTCTTGGCCGTTCTGGTGTTTGATCTGGCCATTTACTTGCAACATGTCATGTTCCATGCGGTCCCGCTCTTTTGGCGACTTCACAAGGTGCACCATGCCGACCTCGATTTTGATGTCACGACAGGGCTGCGATTCCATACGCTGGAAATCTTACTATCGGCCCTCATCAAACTAGCGGTCGTTGTTGTGTTGGGGCCGCCGGCGATCGCGGTCGTCGTTTTCGAGGTACTGTTAAACGCCACGTCGATGTTCAACCACAGCAACGTGTCGCTTCCCGTTTGGCTCGACCGCATCGTACGGTGCGTGGTGGTAACGCCGGACATGCATCGCGTTCACCATTCCGTTATACGCCGCGAAACGAACAGCAACTTCGGATTCAACCTGCCGTGGTGGGACTTCCTGCTCGGCACCTACCGCGACCAGCCGGAACTAGGTCACGACAAAATGGACATCGGGCTCAACGAATACCGCGACCAGTCTCAGGTGGAACAACTGCCAGGCATGCTGCTGCTACCGTTTCACAAGACCCCCGATTCAACCGCGATCGGCCGCGACGATGCCCCCCAAGCTGATTCGGATAGTTAA
- a CDS encoding TIGR04283 family arsenosugar biosynthesis glycosyltransferase, whose amino-acid sequence MKTQLVVFTRYPEPGNTKTRLISALGAEGAALLQQRLTTQTLNTSRTFRKRVPSVVQVQFAGRDATAMQAMFGDGIDYMPQQGQGLGERLQHAIDAAFQTDADRVIVIGADCPQLDAATLEEAAYQLEHHDVVVGPAEDGGYYLIGMKKPQPSLFQEIPWGTSEVFLKTLTKIDTLRLKRKLLAPLSDIDTPEDLVRCRATPQLIDGILPSEVANRLSIVIPTLNEAERLADTLQFVRSRCVSESDLEVIVADGGSTDDTAEIASENQAKVVVCNRGRGIQMNAGAAIASGETLLFLHADAQLPVRYDDIIQNMLRGKAVAGAFRLQIDHDTPGLRMVARLANLRSRMLQRPYGDQGLFLRSQTFYELGGFRNWPLMEDFEFVQRLRKRGPIGLANDAMTVSARRWQKRGVVQTTCLNQAIVLAWRIGISPQRLATWYRGKPASSS is encoded by the coding sequence ATGAAAACGCAGCTCGTAGTCTTCACTCGTTATCCCGAGCCAGGCAACACCAAAACACGGTTGATTTCCGCGTTGGGTGCTGAAGGGGCCGCGCTGCTTCAACAACGACTCACCACGCAGACGCTCAATACCTCGCGCACGTTTCGAAAGCGTGTGCCAAGCGTCGTCCAAGTGCAGTTCGCCGGCAGGGACGCCACCGCCATGCAGGCCATGTTCGGCGACGGCATCGACTACATGCCTCAGCAAGGACAAGGCCTGGGAGAACGTCTTCAGCATGCAATCGACGCGGCATTTCAAACCGACGCGGATCGCGTGATCGTGATCGGTGCGGATTGTCCCCAACTCGATGCGGCGACCTTGGAAGAAGCAGCCTATCAGCTAGAGCACCACGACGTGGTTGTGGGTCCGGCCGAGGATGGCGGCTACTACTTGATCGGCATGAAGAAGCCTCAGCCGAGTCTTTTCCAAGAGATCCCCTGGGGAACGTCCGAGGTTTTCTTGAAGACGCTGACGAAGATAGACACCCTTCGCTTAAAGCGAAAACTGCTGGCCCCTCTTTCCGATATCGACACCCCAGAAGACCTCGTCCGATGTCGCGCAACACCACAATTGATCGACGGCATTTTGCCCAGCGAGGTAGCCAATCGTCTTTCGATCGTGATTCCGACGCTCAACGAAGCAGAACGCCTGGCCGACACACTGCAATTCGTGCGTAGCCGCTGCGTCAGTGAGTCGGACCTGGAAGTGATTGTCGCCGATGGCGGAAGCACCGACGACACTGCCGAAATCGCCAGCGAGAACCAAGCCAAGGTGGTCGTATGCAATCGTGGTCGGGGTATTCAGATGAACGCCGGCGCGGCGATCGCGAGCGGCGAAACGCTGCTGTTTTTACATGCCGACGCCCAACTGCCGGTCCGCTACGACGACATCATTCAGAACATGCTACGCGGCAAGGCCGTCGCAGGGGCGTTTCGTCTGCAGATCGACCACGATACGCCAGGGCTGCGGATGGTGGCTCGTCTGGCCAATCTTCGCTCGCGCATGCTTCAACGCCCCTACGGAGATCAGGGCCTGTTCCTCCGTTCGCAGACTTTTTACGAGCTAGGCGGTTTTCGTAACTGGCCGTTGATGGAAGATTTTGAATTTGTGCAGCGGCTTCGCAAGCGTGGCCCGATCGGGCTGGCCAATGATGCAATGACCGTCTCGGCACGGCGTTGGCAAAAACGAGGCGTCGTGCAGACAACCTGCTTGAATCAAGCCATCGTGTTGGCCTGGCGGATCGGAATTTCGCCCCAGCGATTGGCAACGTGGTACCGCGGCAAACCGGCGTCATCCTCCTAA